One window of the Thermococcus sp. P6 genome contains the following:
- a CDS encoding DUF835 domain-containing protein — translation MVLGMSSRRENPRIVDYHQLDGLVKRNPHREKILVTRRHPSKFNRDNVRVVWVTRVSHPDAVPPGKLHVVEQIIWDRLNEGPADVILDALEYLILENGLESTLRFVAKLRDMALLKGSNFFVTVSDGIDDRTLNLLRRII, via the coding sequence ATGGTGCTCGGAATGTCATCCCGGCGGGAGAACCCCCGGATCGTTGACTATCACCAGCTCGATGGGCTCGTTAAGAGGAACCCCCACAGGGAGAAGATCCTCGTGACCCGGAGGCATCCTTCGAAGTTTAACCGGGACAACGTTCGCGTCGTGTGGGTAACCCGGGTCTCCCATCCCGATGCCGTTCCACCGGGCAAACTTCACGTCGTGGAGCAGATCATCTGGGACCGGCTCAATGAAGGGCCGGCCGATGTGATTTTAGACGCCTTGGAATACCTCATCCTTGAGAACGGCCTCGAATCGACGCTCCGTTTTGTTGCCAAGTTGAGGGACATGGCCCTCCTGAAGGGCTCGAACTTCTTCGTTACCGTGAGCGACGGGATCGATGATAGGACCCTTAACCTTCTCCGCAGGATAATCTAA
- the smc gene encoding chromosome segregation protein SMC — protein sequence MPYIEKIEMKGFKSYGNRKVVVPLSRGFTAIVGANGSGKSNIGDAVLFVLGGLSAKAMRASRISDLIFAGTKTEAPAKYAEVAMHFNNEDRGFPLDEDEVVVKRRVYPDGRSNYWLNGKRTSRSNILDLLSAAMISPEGYNLVLQGDITKFIKMSPTERRMIIDEISGIAEYDAKKEKALNELKQAEENLARVDLLIREVKSQLDKLEKERNDALRYLDLKERVEKARVTLLLGEIKKLKSLIEESRTRDEEIEEEIGGATERLRELAGEIVAREEELRAIEKELEEKGEDGILEVTREISEVQSNIEVAEKRIELARNGIKEAQERLEKIREELKKVSEEIERDRNAIKRWNKRREKLRVEIKEKEVARNDLVVRLGEIDRNFAVAREEFDRVVSELEESRKELYMRESDIKKFNEEIERLEGKISSDKAKRIALKSRIDETRKTLEARRSELGDVDGKILRMEERLRKAEKELEEKSKTLRNVEEKLSKAREELIKAEARGETLRNRALEFLRGENIPGLYGALGELIRVDENYALAVEVALGGNYGNVVVEDDRVAERAIRLLKEKKLGRLTFLPLNRIKPRSMREKPPLGIPAMEVVEYDPHFKKAVEYALGDTLIVRDMEEARTVGIGKVRMVTLDGELLERSGAITGGHYRPRGRLGVNVEEIRKSVKALEAEKEALESAVNSLRVEINGLRNELFNLRMKKSELSKDLQVVQKEIERLLAEDRSLKESIEEGEKAVELLKGKIHEARGDMAKLRGRIERLEKKRDKLRKALENPEARELNRKIREMDAEIGRLREELSKVESKLEGLDARINEELLPRKADLEEEIAGLVNRINALRANIAENEKAIEGFKERLEELRKAERSVKEELKELRERRERIREEITNLRSEKEELSSRVQELRIEANTLRIKLVQYEATLKEREEELKHHDAGVIKSIREIPLDLDSLRKEIEEMEEEIRSLEPVNMKAIEDFEVVERRYLELKSRREQVLAEKESIEEFIEEIEGQKRNVFMQTLREIARNFSELFSKLSPGGSARLILENPEDPFSGGLDIEAKPAGKDVKRIEAMSGGEKALTALAFVFAIQHYKPAPFYLFDEIDAHLDDANVKRVADLIKEASRESQFIVITLRDVMMANADKIIGVSMRNGVSRVVSLSLEKAMEILEEARKRSEAEHNEMFGHVSG from the coding sequence ATGCCCTATATCGAGAAGATTGAAATGAAGGGTTTCAAATCTTACGGTAATCGGAAGGTCGTAGTTCCCCTCTCACGGGGTTTCACGGCCATAGTGGGTGCCAACGGTTCCGGGAAGAGCAACATTGGTGATGCCGTCCTCTTCGTTCTCGGCGGTTTGTCGGCGAAGGCCATGCGTGCGAGCAGGATAAGCGACCTGATATTTGCGGGCACGAAGACGGAGGCACCGGCAAAGTACGCGGAGGTAGCCATGCACTTCAACAACGAGGACCGCGGCTTCCCCCTCGATGAGGATGAGGTTGTCGTAAAGCGCCGCGTTTACCCCGACGGAAGGAGCAACTACTGGCTCAACGGCAAGAGGACGAGCAGGAGCAACATACTCGACCTGCTCAGTGCGGCAATGATCTCTCCTGAAGGTTACAACCTCGTCCTTCAGGGGGACATAACCAAATTCATCAAGATGAGCCCCACCGAGAGGAGGATGATCATAGACGAGATCTCGGGAATAGCCGAGTACGATGCTAAGAAGGAGAAGGCCCTCAACGAGCTGAAGCAGGCGGAGGAAAACCTTGCCCGGGTTGACCTTCTCATCAGGGAGGTCAAATCCCAGCTGGATAAACTCGAAAAGGAGCGCAACGATGCCCTCAGATACCTCGACCTTAAGGAGCGCGTTGAGAAAGCCCGGGTTACCCTTCTCCTCGGCGAAATAAAGAAGCTGAAGTCCCTGATCGAGGAGAGCAGGACCCGTGATGAGGAGATAGAGGAGGAGATAGGGGGCGCAACCGAACGTCTCAGGGAACTGGCCGGGGAGATAGTGGCCAGAGAAGAGGAACTCAGGGCCATCGAGAAGGAGCTCGAGGAGAAGGGCGAGGACGGCATCCTTGAGGTTACGAGGGAGATAAGCGAGGTTCAGTCGAACATCGAGGTGGCCGAAAAGAGGATCGAACTGGCCCGTAACGGGATAAAGGAAGCTCAGGAGAGACTCGAAAAGATCAGGGAGGAGCTGAAGAAGGTTTCGGAGGAGATTGAGAGGGACAGGAACGCGATCAAACGATGGAACAAGAGACGCGAAAAGCTCAGGGTGGAGATAAAGGAGAAGGAAGTGGCGAGAAACGATCTGGTCGTCAGGCTCGGCGAGATAGACAGGAACTTTGCGGTGGCGAGGGAGGAGTTCGACAGGGTCGTCAGCGAGCTCGAAGAGAGCAGGAAGGAGCTCTACATGAGGGAGAGCGATATAAAAAAGTTCAACGAGGAGATAGAGCGCCTTGAGGGTAAGATCTCGAGCGATAAAGCGAAGAGAATCGCACTGAAGTCCAGAATAGATGAGACCAGAAAAACCCTTGAGGCCAGACGCTCCGAGCTCGGGGATGTGGATGGTAAGATCCTGAGAATGGAGGAGAGACTGAGGAAGGCCGAGAAGGAGCTCGAGGAGAAATCCAAAACCCTCAGGAACGTTGAAGAAAAGCTTTCAAAGGCCCGTGAGGAGCTGATAAAAGCCGAGGCCCGGGGAGAGACCCTTCGCAACAGGGCCCTTGAGTTCCTCAGGGGGGAGAACATACCCGGTCTCTACGGGGCCCTCGGGGAACTGATACGGGTGGACGAGAACTACGCACTGGCCGTTGAGGTTGCCCTTGGCGGGAACTACGGCAACGTCGTGGTGGAGGACGACAGGGTAGCCGAGAGGGCCATCAGGTTACTGAAGGAGAAGAAGCTCGGGAGGCTGACCTTCCTTCCCCTCAACAGGATAAAGCCCCGCTCGATGCGTGAGAAACCTCCCCTCGGGATTCCGGCCATGGAAGTCGTGGAGTACGATCCGCACTTTAAGAAGGCCGTTGAATACGCCCTCGGGGATACGTTGATCGTCAGGGACATGGAGGAGGCGAGGACCGTCGGAATAGGGAAGGTTCGTATGGTAACTCTGGACGGTGAGCTCCTCGAGAGGAGCGGGGCCATAACGGGCGGCCACTACAGGCCGAGGGGAAGGCTCGGTGTTAACGTTGAGGAGATAAGGAAGAGCGTTAAGGCGCTGGAGGCCGAGAAGGAGGCGCTGGAATCCGCGGTTAACTCCCTCAGGGTGGAGATCAACGGGCTCAGAAACGAGCTCTTCAACCTTCGCATGAAGAAAAGCGAGCTGAGCAAGGACCTTCAGGTTGTTCAAAAGGAGATCGAACGTCTTCTCGCCGAGGATAGGTCCCTGAAGGAGAGCATAGAGGAGGGCGAGAAGGCCGTTGAACTGCTGAAAGGAAAGATCCACGAGGCCAGAGGGGATATGGCGAAGCTCCGTGGGAGGATAGAGAGGCTTGAGAAGAAGAGGGACAAGCTCAGGAAAGCCCTCGAGAACCCCGAGGCGAGGGAGCTTAACAGGAAGATACGGGAGATGGATGCGGAGATAGGCAGGCTCAGGGAGGAACTCAGCAAGGTGGAGAGCAAGCTCGAGGGCCTCGATGCGAGGATCAACGAGGAACTGCTTCCAAGGAAGGCCGATCTGGAGGAGGAGATAGCCGGGCTGGTGAACAGGATAAACGCCCTCAGGGCCAATATAGCTGAGAACGAGAAGGCCATTGAGGGGTTCAAAGAACGGCTGGAGGAATTGAGGAAAGCCGAGAGGAGCGTTAAGGAGGAGTTGAAGGAGCTCCGCGAGAGACGGGAGAGGATCAGGGAGGAGATAACGAACCTTCGCTCTGAGAAGGAGGAGCTGAGCTCGAGGGTTCAGGAGCTGCGTATCGAGGCCAACACCCTCAGGATAAAGCTCGTCCAGTACGAGGCCACCCTGAAGGAGCGTGAGGAAGAGCTGAAGCACCACGATGCCGGGGTAATAAAGAGCATCAGGGAGATTCCGCTGGACCTCGATTCTCTGAGGAAGGAGATAGAGGAGATGGAAGAGGAGATACGTTCCCTTGAGCCCGTTAACATGAAGGCCATAGAGGACTTCGAGGTCGTTGAGAGAAGGTACCTCGAGCTAAAGAGCAGGAGGGAACAGGTTCTCGCGGAGAAGGAGAGCATAGAGGAGTTCATCGAGGAGATAGAGGGACAGAAGAGGAACGTTTTCATGCAGACGCTCAGGGAGATAGCCCGGAACTTCTCGGAGCTCTTTTCGAAGCTCTCCCCGGGAGGAAGTGCCCGGCTCATCCTCGAGAACCCTGAGGATCCCTTCTCGGGAGGACTTGACATCGAGGCCAAGCCGGCCGGCAAGGACGTCAAGAGGATAGAGGCCATGAGCGGAGGTGAGAAGGCCCTAACGGCCCTCGCCTTCGTCTTCGCCATACAGCACTACAAACCGGCCCCCTTCTACCTCTTCGACGAGATAGATGCCCATCTCGACGATGCCAACGTCAAGCGCGTCGCCGACCTGATAAAGGAGGCATCCCGGGAGAGCCAGTTCATCGTGATAACCCTGAGGGACGTTATGATGGCCAACGCGGATAAGATAATCGGGGTCAGCATGAGGAATGGCGTCTCCAGGGTTGTTTCCCTGAGCCTTGAGAAGGCGATGGAGATCCTCGAGGAGGCACGGAAGAGGAGTGAGGCCGAGCATAACGAGATGTTCGGCCATGTAAGTGGCTGA
- a CDS encoding ScpA family protein: MESRSEEGVTPVDILLQLVKMGRVDPWNIDIVDLTEKYLERLREMKELDLRVSARAILAASILVRMKSEALLQDDLEGEEEDDGEERLRIEVEPLAPPLRRVKRHYTFDDLLDALMDALEDAEKRKPRRKKRVEIEEQVFVVEDFRVDIEKHVYRLHNLVLEMYRESGKAISFWDLVFDPKPKVVARTFLYLLFLSNMGRVDLIQEEPFGDILIVPLDPSVKAE, encoded by the coding sequence ATGGAATCGCGCAGTGAGGAGGGCGTAACGCCCGTTGACATCCTCCTTCAGCTGGTTAAGATGGGCAGGGTGGACCCGTGGAACATAGACATAGTTGATCTGACCGAGAAGTACCTCGAGAGGCTAAGGGAGATGAAGGAACTCGACCTCAGGGTCTCGGCGAGGGCCATTTTGGCCGCTTCCATCCTCGTCAGGATGAAGAGTGAAGCCCTGCTCCAGGACGACCTGGAGGGGGAAGAAGAGGACGATGGGGAGGAGAGGCTTAGGATCGAGGTGGAGCCTTTAGCTCCCCCACTCAGGAGGGTGAAACGCCACTACACCTTCGACGACCTTTTGGATGCCCTGATGGACGCCCTCGAGGATGCGGAAAAGAGGAAGCCCCGGAGGAAGAAGAGGGTCGAGATAGAGGAGCAGGTTTTCGTCGTCGAGGACTTCCGCGTTGACATAGAGAAGCACGTTTACAGACTCCATAACTTAGTACTGGAGATGTACAGGGAAAGCGGGAAGGCCATAAGTTTCTGGGACCTCGTATTCGATCCAAAGCCAAAGGTCGTGGCCAGAACCTTCCTCTATCTGCTGTTCCTCTCGAACATGGGCAGGGTTGACCTGATTCAGGAGGAGCCCTTCGGTGACATACTCATAGTCCCCCTCGATCCTTCGGTTAAGGCGGAATAG
- a CDS encoding DEAD/DEAH box helicase translates to MYLRRDLIEPRVYQEVIYTRCKETNCLVVLPTGLGKTLVAMMIADYRLSKYGGKVLMLAPTKPLALQHAESFRRFFDLPPERINVLTGELPPERRAELWRKSTVITATPQTVENDILRGGISLEDVVLLVFDEAHRAVGNYSYVFIGREYLKTAANPLVLGLTASPGSDEERIREIIKNLGIERIEVRTERSPDVKPYVQRIALEWVKVELPGIYREVRSLLREMLKESLKPLAKFNLVSTYSPDISKREVLQAGSKISREIAEGNYSMGKLRLYQAKAVKLQHAIELLETQGLTALRAYIRKLREDKRTKSNRELMEDPRMRKVVYLLIRAKELGLDHPKMEKLRELVRGQLEEKPGSRIIVFTNYRDTGMKIVELLRGEGISVERFIGQASRKEDKGMTQRQQKETLERFSRGEFNVLVATSVGEEGLDVPEVDLVVFYEPVPSAIRSIQRRGRTGRHRPGRVVVLMAKGTRDEAYYWSSRRKERGMFEAIRKLAKELEKAHKTEKMEAVGMSQRGRITPLDEFLTLKGKTGEETEEKPDSPEKSDEEPEKALFVKKPGKILIYVDSRELRSGVPKHLRELGAEVVVRTLDVADYVVSEDVGIERKGAGDFIQSIIDGRLFEQVERLKRAYEKPLIIVEGELYGVRNVHPNAIRGAMAALAIDWGVPLLFSSGVEETAQFVYLIARREQEERKREVRLRSEKKTLSLAERQRLIVEGLPSVSATLARRLLRHFGNVERIFTATEEELREVEGIGPKKAREIRRVITAPYVEEGDQGDIT, encoded by the coding sequence ATGTACCTTCGCCGCGATCTGATCGAGCCACGCGTTTATCAGGAAGTTATTTACACCCGGTGCAAGGAGACAAACTGCCTGGTGGTCCTGCCGACGGGTCTGGGTAAAACGCTCGTGGCCATGATGATAGCCGACTACCGCCTCTCGAAGTACGGCGGAAAGGTCCTGATGCTCGCCCCCACGAAACCCCTCGCCCTGCAGCACGCGGAGAGCTTCAGGCGGTTCTTCGACCTTCCGCCGGAGAGGATAAACGTGCTCACCGGAGAGCTCCCGCCCGAAAGGAGGGCCGAACTGTGGAGGAAGAGCACCGTCATAACGGCCACGCCCCAGACGGTTGAGAACGATATCTTGAGGGGGGGCATCTCCCTCGAAGACGTTGTTCTGCTGGTTTTCGATGAGGCCCACAGGGCCGTGGGGAACTATTCCTACGTTTTCATAGGCAGGGAGTACCTGAAAACCGCCGCGAATCCCCTCGTGCTCGGCCTCACCGCTTCCCCCGGAAGCGACGAGGAGCGGATACGCGAGATAATCAAGAACCTCGGGATAGAGAGGATCGAGGTGAGAACCGAGAGGTCGCCGGACGTGAAACCCTACGTTCAAAGGATAGCCCTCGAGTGGGTGAAGGTGGAACTTCCCGGTATCTACAGGGAGGTTCGCTCTCTCCTGAGGGAGATGCTGAAGGAGAGCCTCAAACCCCTCGCAAAGTTCAACCTCGTGTCAACCTACTCGCCGGATATCTCAAAGAGGGAGGTACTTCAGGCGGGTTCGAAGATAAGCCGGGAGATTGCGGAGGGCAACTACTCGATGGGGAAGCTGAGGCTCTATCAGGCCAAAGCGGTGAAGCTTCAGCACGCCATAGAGCTCCTCGAGACGCAGGGACTGACGGCCCTGAGGGCCTACATCCGAAAGCTCAGAGAGGACAAAAGGACGAAGTCGAACAGGGAGCTCATGGAAGACCCCCGCATGAGGAAGGTGGTGTACCTTCTCATAAGAGCTAAGGAACTCGGGCTGGACCATCCCAAGATGGAGAAACTCAGGGAGCTCGTCAGGGGCCAGCTTGAGGAGAAGCCCGGCTCCAGAATAATCGTCTTCACCAACTACCGCGATACGGGTATGAAGATCGTTGAGCTTCTTCGCGGGGAGGGAATAAGCGTCGAACGCTTCATAGGGCAGGCGAGCAGGAAGGAGGATAAGGGAATGACCCAGAGACAGCAGAAAGAGACTCTGGAGCGTTTTTCCCGCGGGGAGTTCAACGTTCTCGTGGCCACCAGCGTTGGCGAGGAGGGGCTCGACGTTCCGGAGGTCGATCTCGTCGTCTTCTACGAACCCGTACCTTCGGCCATAAGGAGCATACAGAGGCGCGGGAGGACGGGCAGGCACAGGCCCGGCAGGGTGGTCGTGCTGATGGCGAAGGGAACGAGGGATGAGGCCTACTACTGGAGCTCCCGGAGGAAGGAGAGGGGAATGTTCGAGGCGATAAGAAAGCTCGCGAAGGAGCTTGAGAAGGCCCATAAAACGGAAAAGATGGAGGCCGTCGGGATGTCCCAAAGGGGAAGGATAACCCCGCTTGATGAGTTCCTCACCTTGAAGGGGAAAACCGGGGAGGAAACTGAGGAAAAACCCGATTCGCCCGAAAAATCTGACGAAGAACCGGAAAAAGCCCTTTTCGTGAAGAAACCCGGGAAGATCCTGATCTACGTTGACAGCCGTGAGCTAAGGAGCGGCGTGCCAAAGCACCTGAGGGAACTCGGGGCGGAGGTGGTGGTCAGGACCCTCGACGTTGCGGATTATGTTGTCAGCGAGGACGTCGGGATAGAGAGGAAGGGTGCCGGCGACTTCATACAGTCCATCATCGACGGCAGGCTCTTCGAGCAGGTTGAAAGGCTAAAAAGGGCCTACGAAAAGCCCCTGATAATCGTGGAAGGAGAGCTCTACGGCGTAAGAAACGTCCACCCCAACGCCATCAGGGGCGCCATGGCCGCTCTGGCCATCGACTGGGGCGTTCCGCTGCTCTTCTCCTCTGGGGTGGAGGAAACCGCCCAGTTCGTATACCTCATAGCAAGGCGCGAGCAGGAGGAGAGGAAGAGGGAGGTCAGACTCAGGAGTGAGAAGAAGACCCTCAGTCTCGCCGAGAGGCAGAGGCTTATAGTCGAGGGGCTTCCCAGCGTCTCGGCCACGCTCGCCAGAAGACTCCTCAGGCACTTCGGGAACGTGGAGAGAATCTTCACCGCAACGGAGGAGGAGCTCAGAGAGGTCGAGGGCATCGGTCCCAAGAAGGCGAGGGAGATAAGAAGGGTCATAACCGCCCCCTACGTTGAGGAGGGTGACCAAGGGGATATTACCTGA